The genomic segment GTCGACGGGAACGACACCCTGCAGGCCTGGTTGCGGTCCATGGGGGGGCAGACAGCGGTCTGATGGTCGTGAAGAAGGAAGGGGATGTAGAACGGAGCCGCGCTCTCCAGACCAATCCCTTCCGGTTGCAGGGAACGATCTCGAACGTCCCCGTCACCACCCACCAGGCGGAAACCGGCTTCTACATCACCAGTCCCTGTACTTAGACGACGTCAAATTCTCCAAGCAATAGGCCAGTAATGTGTGAGCGTCAGCACCGGGAATAGCTCTGGGTGCCGACGCTCAATTTTGCCACTGCAGTCGTAACCGACTCCTGCCATTACGCCAAGCCTCCGCTTCCCTTCAGCGAGCAGGACGTAGACGGGCGAAACTCAAGCGCAGGTTCACAGTTGAGGAGCAACAGGTGGAAAAAAGGGACATGCAGAGCCCAGAGCCAGCGGCCGGGGCAACGCTGCTCAGCGCGCTGCACCGCTATCAGGCGCCCGATTCGTTACCGGAACTTGAGTTCGGTCGGATCGCCCGTTTCACCCGAAGCCTGCTTCGCGTTCCGCTGGTCAGCATCAGCCTCCTGGGTGCGAAACGAACCTGGCTCAACTCCACCCCAGAAGTCCATATCTGCGGCATGAACCGCTGGCAGGTCTGCTCCGCCCAAACCATCCTGCAGGACGGAGTGCTCACTGTGCAGGACCTTCGGCGCTGGAACGGCTTGCTGCGGGATCCGGTGATGGAACGTGAAGGCGCGCGGGCGTATGCAGGGACGCCCCTGGTGACTTCCGACGGGCAACGCATTGGTGTCTTCGCGGTACATGACGTGCCACCCCGTGGGTTCACTGTTGAGGAGCAGTCCATGCTCCAGGACCTGGCGGTCAGCGTGATCGATGCATTGGAGTGGAGCGTAGGTGTTGAGGAGTGGCAGAGGATGCAGCAGTACACCCGTTCCGTCACGTTCCACGACAGCCTGACCAGTCTGCCCAACCGACAGCTTGTTCTTGATCGCCTGGAGCAGGCATTGCAGCAAGCCGACCGTCAGGACTGTCCTCTGGGTGTACTGGTGCTGGGCCTCAAACGGTTCAAGACCGTGAACGACGCTTTGGGTCACGCAGCGGGAGATGAGCTCCTGCAGGCGGTCGCCGGACAGTTGAGATTGGCTGTACGTCCCGGTGACTGCGTCGCCCGCTTCGGTGGGGACGAGTTCGCCATCCTACTGCCCACGTTGCGCGATGCTCAGGAAGCGTCGCAGGTTGCCCAGAACCTGCTTGAGGCGCTGAGCGGGCCGTTTGAGGTGCAGGGCCACACCTTGAGCGTTCAGGCCAGCATCGGGATCAGCCTGTTTCCCACAGACGGAAGGGACGCACAGACGCTGATCAACACCGCGGATACGGCGCTCCACCAGGCCGAAGCAGGGGGGAACCATGCGTACTGCTTTTACACGGCGCAGATGACCAGCGCAGCCCAACAAAAGCTGTATGCGCGTTGCAGGTTGTCGCAGGCCCTCAAGCAGGCTGAACTGCAGGTTCACTATCAGCCTCAAGTCGATCTGCGTACGGGAGAAGTGGTGGGGATGGAAGCCCTGTTGCGCTGGCTCCAGCCTGACGGAAGCTGGGTTCCTCCCGAACGCTTCATTCCACTGGCAGAGGAAAGTGACCTCATCATTGAACTTGGGGAATGGACGCTGGCGCAGGCGTGCCGCCAAGTCGTCCAGTGGCGCCAAGCGGGTTGTCCGGAGTGGGACGTGTCGGTCAATGTGTCGGTGCGTCAGTGGGAGCTCCCAGCGTTTCTCAGCACTGTAGAGCGGGTGCTGCAAGACACGGGTTTACCGCCACAACGGCTGATCCTCGAAGTGACGGAGAGCGTCCTGCTCACGGAAGCGCAGCGCTCTTCTCAGCTGATGAACCACCTGAGGACGCTCGGGGTGCGCGTCGCGCTGGATGATTTCGGAACTGGATTTTCAAGCTTAAGCCAGCTGGTTCACCTCGACGTAAGTCAGCTGAAGGTGGACCGGTCTTTCGTTCAGTGCCTTCCCGATCACGCCAGGTACGCGGCGGTTACCGGAATGATCGTTTCGCTGGGCCAGTTGCTCGGAGCGCAAGTGGTCGGCGAAGGGATCGAAACAGAAGCGCAGCGGAATGCCCTTGAGATGCTCGGCTGTGATGTTGGCCAGGGCTACCTGTTCGCCCGGCCGATGCCACCTGAAGCGGTGGAACGCTGGTACCTCAGGGGGCCAAAGGCGTCCGTCACGTCACCGCCACGCCGGTATCCTCATGGCTTCTCCTCCTGAACAGGGCGCGTGACCCCACAAATTCTGTTCTTTACAGCAGCTTCGCGGCATCTGTTGTGCGAATGCTGGAGTCGTTTCCAGCTCGTGGGATACAGTAGCGCTGATGAGTACCCAGAAGATCGACCAGCGCACAGCGCGGGCGATTAACAGCGCCATGATTCTGAACGAGCTCCGCCGTGAAGGCCCGATGAGCCGGGCCCGCCTCGCGGAACGGTCTGGACTCAGCGCAGCGGCCATCTCCATCGTCGCGTCGGAACTCCTGGAGCAGGGGCTGGTCGTGCTGCGCCCCGACCTTTCTGATCAGACCTCACGCCGATCGGTGCCGCTGGACGTCAATTATGCGGGGCATTACGCCATCGGGATGAAGCTCAACGTCGACTCCATCGAGGTCGGAATCACAGACCTGAGCCTGCAGGTCCTGGCGAGTCAGGTGCTGCCGCTGCCGAACGGCACGCCGCGCGCTGTGGTGGCGACGGCGGAAGTGGCGCTGGAATACCTGATGGGGCAGGTGCATTTTAAAAAGCAGCGCCTGGTGGGCGCTGGTATGGCAATGGCGGGCATCATCGATGTGACGCGCGGGATTTGCCTCCACTCGCACCGGCATGGTTGGACGGACGTGCCGATCACCTCCATGCTGGAAGAGCGGCTGGGCGTCAGCGCCTGGGTGGACAACGACCTGAACGCGTTCGCGACGGCTGAACGTCTGCTCGGCCGCGGCAAGCAGAGCAACAACTTCATGGTCGTGACGTTCGGGAGCGGCATCGGTGGGGCCTTCGTGCTGGACGGCAAGCTGTTCCGAGGAGCGGTGGGTGGGGCCGGTGAACTGGGCCACATGATTGTGGAGCCCGAAGGGCGGCTCTGCGCGTGTGGTCGTCACGGCTGCCTGGAGGCCTACATCTCCGAACCGAACATCCTGGCGCAGTGGCAGGAGCGCCACCCAGATCAGACGCTTCCGGAGGGCGACGCCCTGCTGGAACTCGTCACGCAGCGAAACGAGAGCGTGCTGGAACTGCTCGATGAGGCCGGCCGACGATACGGGCGCGTCCTCGCGAATATCGTCACGCTGTTCAATCCAGAGCTGATGATTATCACGGGAGAAACCGTCCGTCTCGGCGAAGCCGTGTTCGGTCCGCTGCGCGAGGAGTTGGGCCGCAACGTCTTTGGGAATGCGCAATCATTCACACTCCTCGTTGACGAGCAGCCGGATCCCTTACATACCTGGCTACGCGGCGCAGCAGGCCTGGCAGTGGAGCAGTTTTTCAACGTGAATTCAATGGCCAAACCACCCATGATTTCGGCAGCAGACTGGGCAAACCGGCCCTTCTGAAGCGGACGGAAGTCTGTTTCATCTCCACGCCCGGAGCCCGTTCCTCTCCTGCTCGCCCCGCTTGGATGAAATCCTTGACGAGGGAATGCCATCCAAGTCCGTGTCATAAGGATTCCGGTCCATCCGAGATGAGATAACGGGCCAACCTGAGCGAGCAGGAAAAACGGTGGCAGAATGAAATCACCGAAGCGGAGGGGATGGAACGGATGTATCCGAGAACCATATCATACGGAATCAAAGCGATTTCTGTACATGGCTAGATGTATGACGAGGATACGGATCACATCTAGGACGACTTAAATAGATATGACTCTCATAACCATATGAGTGAGGATCATTGTTATCCCGTATCAGGTGTCTGCTTAGGGCGTTGCAGCAGGTTGCCCGAGCTTGACGGCTGCCATGGCCTCCTGGCTCTGCACGGCAGCTTCAATCACCTGAGCGGCAATATGTCCGTCCTCGAACGTGGCAAACGGGGAGGCTCCGCCACTCAGGCTTGCGTGGAACGTACGGATCACGTTGCTCATTGCGTCCGGGTACCCCTCGGGGTGTCCAGCCGGGTAGTGCATGAAGGACTGCCCAACGGGGGAGAGCAGGTTGGATTTGACGATGGTCTGCTTGGGTTGGTCGCGGAAGCCGAGGTGCAGCTCCTCGGGACGCTCCTGGTGCCAGCTTGCCGATCCGCGCGTGCCGAGCACTTCGATGAACAGGTCATTCTTGTGGCCTGCGGCGACCTGCGAGACTTCGAAATTTGCTTTGGCGGTGCCGAAATCGATCAGCAGGGTGGCGTGGTCTTCTGTGAAGACCGGGTACGTCTCGGTGGAGGCTTCGCTCACTTCAAAGGCTTTGACTTCCCCTGCGGGGTAGTACCGCTCCTCGTAGAGCGTCTCAAACGATGCGTAGACGCTGCGTGGGTTCAGGTCGGTCACGAAGCGCGCGAGGTCCACCAGGTGTGAGCCGATGTCGGCGACAGCGCGGGTTTCCTCGCGGGTGGCGTGCAGGCGCCAGGTGTAGTCGGTGGGAAACAGCAGCCAGTCTTGCAGGTAATGCCCCCGGATGAACCGGATCTCGCCGAGGGTGCCCTGCTGAATGAGCGCGCGCAATTCATGCACGAGGGGATAGCCGCGGTATGTGAAGTTCACGGCGTGCTTCACCGCACTGCGCTGTGCGAGTTGCCATTGCTGTGCCGTTTCCTGCGCGTCGATGCCGAGGGGTTTCTCGCTGAAAATGTGCTTGCCAGCCTCGATTGCGGCGGTGTTGATCACCTGATGGAGGGCGTTCGGAGTGCAGTTGTGGATGACTTGAACGTCTGGGTCGCTGACCGCTTCCTGCCAGTCGCTGTAAAGCCGCAGGCCCCGCGCTGTCGCGAACGCGCGCAACTGCTCCGTCGGATGATCGACAATCCCTGTGACGGGAATACCCAGGCGGGTGAGGCAGTCGTAATGTGCTTTCCCAATGAAGCCGAAGCCGACGATAACGGTGGAGTGGGTCATATGCGTCCTTTCAGAAGTCATGGTTGGAGGAAGTGGAGGGGTTGGGGATTCGCCGCGTCCCGAAACGCGCTGAGGAGCGCAAGCGCGAGCGCACCGCAAACGGTGGACCGTTCGTTGAGCTGGGTGTAGTCCACACTGAGGTGACGTGAGGAGATCGGCTGACTCCGCGAGTAGACGGTCTGTCGGATGGAGGCCAGCAGGAGTGGCCCCGCCAGGGCGATCTTGCCGCCAATCAACACCTTGCTTGGATTAAAGAAGTTGACGAAATTGGAGATGACATTTCCCAGCCGCACTCCGGCGCGCTGAATAATCTCGAGGGCTTCGGGGTCTCCCTCCCGGCAGGCGTGCAGGACCGCTTCGTAACGAATCTGGTCAGGACTCAAGAACCGCTGACCGAGTGAACTTCCCTTGAGCGCCGCCTGACGCTGGGCTGCCTCGACGATGAACCGTGCGCTGGCCAGACGCTCCAGACAACCGCGCCGTCCACAGTGGCACACGGGTCCTTCGGGATCGATACAGATGTGGCCGATGTCGCCCGCCGCGCCGTCGTGGCCGCGGTACAGCTGGCCGTTGGCGATGATCCCCGCGCCTATACCGTGCCCGACTTTGATGACGATCATGTTCTCGACTTCAGACTGGGGGTGTTGGCGACGCTGGATCCACAATTCGCCCAAGGCCATGATGTTGGCGTCATTGTCGAGGAAGACGCGGACGCCGAACGCACGCGAAAGGTGGGTGTGAATACCGGCGTAGGACCATTGAGGCAAGTGCTCGACGCTGAGTAGACCTCCCTCGATATTCACTGTGGCGGGCAGCCCCAGTCCAATCGCGAGCACCTCGTGCGCTTGAATCTCCTGCAGCCCCAGCACCTGCTCAATCAGCGTCGTGATGCAGGCGAGCACCGCGTCCTGATCCTGGTAAGGGCCCAACGTCTTGTTCAGAGAGTGAAGGACGGTCATGTTCGCGGTGGACAGGGCGACAGTCACCGAGGTCCATCCCAGGTCCACACCAATGAGGTAGCCGAGACCGGCGTTGAGGGTGAGGTGATGGTTCTTGCCACGCCAGTGGGGTTGGGGCCCGACCTCCTGCATAAAACCGTGGCTAAGCAGGTTGCTGACCAGCGATGAGACTTTGTTGCGGGAGAAGCCGGTGACCTGACTGAGGTACTGACGGGTGGTGTGTTCCCGCCAGAACGTCCCTTCAAGAATTTGAGATTCCTCGGTGGAGATGAAGTGCGTCATTCTTCCGTTCCTTGCTGGAGTGGTGTGGCCGCAGTATGAAGGGCGGCCAATTCCAGCTCAAAGTTCGGACTTGGGAGGAATTCGGATCAAAGTCGTCCTGATCAGGGGGTTTCGGACGGAAAAATGCAGCGAACGCCCAGCAAGTCGGAACCTACTCGGCGTTATTCGCTGGCTGAGGCTTGGAGCGGGAGACCTCTGGTCTGGACAGGTCAGGCTTTTGCCACCTCCAGGCCGAACTTAGACCTTGTAGGACTGAAGCGGCTTTCGTATGCTGCCGAAGTATCAAAGTTAAAAGAGTTGAGGTAACGATGACGATGACGGACCCGGTACGTCACCCGAATGGCTTAACCGTCTTGGAGGCTATCTTCTGGTCCAATTGCCCTTCACGGTATGATTTGGTCACCCGCACACGATTCTCGAAAAGCAAAGTAGGCAGCATCGTCGGCGATCTGATCGATGAAGAGCTGATCGAGGAAGGCAGCGTCCAGGACTCCTCCGGTGGACGCCGCCCCACAGGTCTGCAACTGCACCGCAACCTCGGCTACGCCATCGGCATAGACCTCGGCGTCACCAGCGTCACCGTGACGGTCTCCGACGTCAACTTCCAGGTCGTTGCCAGCAGCACCACCGAGACC from the Deinococcus hopiensis KR-140 genome contains:
- a CDS encoding putative bifunctional diguanylate cyclase/phosphodiesterase; this encodes MEKRDMQSPEPAAGATLLSALHRYQAPDSLPELEFGRIARFTRSLLRVPLVSISLLGAKRTWLNSTPEVHICGMNRWQVCSAQTILQDGVLTVQDLRRWNGLLRDPVMEREGARAYAGTPLVTSDGQRIGVFAVHDVPPRGFTVEEQSMLQDLAVSVIDALEWSVGVEEWQRMQQYTRSVTFHDSLTSLPNRQLVLDRLEQALQQADRQDCPLGVLVLGLKRFKTVNDALGHAAGDELLQAVAGQLRLAVRPGDCVARFGGDEFAILLPTLRDAQEASQVAQNLLEALSGPFEVQGHTLSVQASIGISLFPTDGRDAQTLINTADTALHQAEAGGNHAYCFYTAQMTSAAQQKLYARCRLSQALKQAELQVHYQPQVDLRTGEVVGMEALLRWLQPDGSWVPPERFIPLAEESDLIIELGEWTLAQACRQVVQWRQAGCPEWDVSVNVSVRQWELPAFLSTVERVLQDTGLPPQRLILEVTESVLLTEAQRSSQLMNHLRTLGVRVALDDFGTGFSSLSQLVHLDVSQLKVDRSFVQCLPDHARYAAVTGMIVSLGQLLGAQVVGEGIETEAQRNALEMLGCDVGQGYLFARPMPPEAVERWYLRGPKASVTSPPRRYPHGFSS
- a CDS encoding ROK family transcriptional regulator; the encoded protein is MSTQKIDQRTARAINSAMILNELRREGPMSRARLAERSGLSAAAISIVASELLEQGLVVLRPDLSDQTSRRSVPLDVNYAGHYAIGMKLNVDSIEVGITDLSLQVLASQVLPLPNGTPRAVVATAEVALEYLMGQVHFKKQRLVGAGMAMAGIIDVTRGICLHSHRHGWTDVPITSMLEERLGVSAWVDNDLNAFATAERLLGRGKQSNNFMVVTFGSGIGGAFVLDGKLFRGAVGGAGELGHMIVEPEGRLCACGRHGCLEAYISEPNILAQWQERHPDQTLPEGDALLELVTQRNESVLELLDEAGRRYGRVLANIVTLFNPELMIITGETVRLGEAVFGPLREELGRNVFGNAQSFTLLVDEQPDPLHTWLRGAAGLAVEQFFNVNSMAKPPMISAADWANRPF
- a CDS encoding Gfo/Idh/MocA family protein; translation: MTHSTVIVGFGFIGKAHYDCLTRLGIPVTGIVDHPTEQLRAFATARGLRLYSDWQEAVSDPDVQVIHNCTPNALHQVINTAAIEAGKHIFSEKPLGIDAQETAQQWQLAQRSAVKHAVNFTYRGYPLVHELRALIQQGTLGEIRFIRGHYLQDWLLFPTDYTWRLHATREETRAVADIGSHLVDLARFVTDLNPRSVYASFETLYEERYYPAGEVKAFEVSEASTETYPVFTEDHATLLIDFGTAKANFEVSQVAAGHKNDLFIEVLGTRGSASWHQERPEELHLGFRDQPKQTIVKSNLLSPVGQSFMHYPAGHPEGYPDAMSNVIRTFHASLSGGASPFATFEDGHIAAQVIEAAVQSQEAMAAVKLGQPAATP
- a CDS encoding ROK family protein, whose amino-acid sequence is MTHFISTEESQILEGTFWREHTTRQYLSQVTGFSRNKVSSLVSNLLSHGFMQEVGPQPHWRGKNHHLTLNAGLGYLIGVDLGWTSVTVALSTANMTVLHSLNKTLGPYQDQDAVLACITTLIEQVLGLQEIQAHEVLAIGLGLPATVNIEGGLLSVEHLPQWSYAGIHTHLSRAFGVRVFLDNDANIMALGELWIQRRQHPQSEVENMIVIKVGHGIGAGIIANGQLYRGHDGAAGDIGHICIDPEGPVCHCGRRGCLERLASARFIVEAAQRQAALKGSSLGQRFLSPDQIRYEAVLHACREGDPEALEIIQRAGVRLGNVISNFVNFFNPSKVLIGGKIALAGPLLLASIRQTVYSRSQPISSRHLSVDYTQLNERSTVCGALALALLSAFRDAANPQPLHFLQP